A genome region from Pontibacillus halophilus JSM 076056 = DSM 19796 includes the following:
- a CDS encoding potassium channel family protein: MSLIRKLMMKVVRVSNGFIFLMTAILVVVSSALITFIEPNQFETFYDGLWWVMTTVTTVGYGDYSPATGAGRWVAIFLYIFGIGLIGVVIGKIIDGFSVFRKKREEGDIVYSGKGHYIIIGWSKKAYYAVKEIIDTKPEAEIVIIDDLEKAPYLKEHIHYIRGNASAKETVLKANVSEAEAVLIFADDRIQDVQLVDGKTLLVASTVETCDPNVHIVVEIMEEEHIKNFVHVNVNEFVFSTQTVSTLAVRSAFTKGISGFYGQLISRSHGDDLFQIPLSEQWKTYRDAFDDLLKRGATLVADRQNLSINRMLDEVIPPDAELFVICDKETYKQIEREYQS; encoded by the coding sequence ATGAGCTTGATACGTAAATTAATGATGAAAGTTGTTCGAGTGAGTAATGGATTTATCTTCCTAATGACTGCTATCCTTGTGGTAGTTTCCTCTGCACTTATAACCTTCATTGAACCAAACCAATTTGAAACATTCTATGATGGATTGTGGTGGGTCATGACAACAGTTACAACAGTTGGCTATGGAGATTATTCTCCCGCCACAGGGGCAGGCCGTTGGGTCGCAATCTTCCTTTATATATTTGGGATTGGGCTAATTGGGGTTGTCATCGGAAAGATTATAGATGGATTTTCCGTCTTCCGCAAAAAGAGAGAAGAAGGTGATATTGTGTATTCAGGGAAAGGACATTACATCATTATAGGCTGGTCGAAGAAGGCTTATTATGCTGTTAAAGAAATTATTGATACAAAGCCTGAGGCTGAAATTGTCATCATAGACGATTTAGAGAAGGCACCCTACTTAAAAGAGCATATTCACTATATTCGGGGAAATGCTTCTGCGAAAGAAACCGTTCTAAAAGCGAATGTATCTGAAGCGGAGGCTGTATTGATTTTTGCTGATGACCGTATACAAGATGTTCAGTTGGTAGACGGCAAGACACTCCTAGTCGCTTCAACCGTAGAGACGTGTGACCCTAATGTACACATCGTTGTAGAGATAATGGAAGAAGAGCATATTAAGAATTTTGTTCATGTGAATGTAAATGAATTTGTGTTCTCTACTCAGACCGTTTCTACTTTAGCGGTTCGATCCGCCTTTACGAAAGGAATTTCAGGGTTTTATGGGCAGCTCATAAGCCGCTCTCATGGGGACGATTTATTTCAGATCCCTTTATCAGAACAGTGGAAGACTTACCGTGATGCGTTTGACGACTTGTTAAAACGGGGAGCAACCTTAGTGGCAGACCGACAGAACTTAAGTATTAACCGCATGTTGGATGAAGTAATTCCACCTGATGCTGAATTATTTGTCATATGCGATAAAGAGACCTATAAACAAATTGAAAGGGAGTATCAATCATGA
- a CDS encoding DeoR family transcriptional regulator translates to MNRSTSRMLNRVKDIYLYIRKHGTVTTTDLSEEFGITDRTVQRDLHVLQYNGLVSSPNRGKWQITEKKVKIS, encoded by the coding sequence TTGAATCGTTCTACATCCCGAATGCTCAATCGTGTAAAAGATATTTACTTATACATCAGAAAGCATGGGACAGTGACTACCACTGACCTCTCAGAGGAATTTGGCATCACGGATCGAACCGTCCAGAGAGACCTTCACGTGTTACAGTATAATGGCCTTGTTTCAAGTCCGAATCGAGGAAAATGGCAAATAACAGAAAAGAAAGTAAAAATATCTTAA
- a CDS encoding pseudouridine synthase, translated as MRIDKVLANMGYGTRKEVKKLLKTGVVRADGVPLKHGKEHVDPYEQEITIYGELVEYREHIYLMMNKPQGVISATEDPNEHTVIDILEPEDQVFEPFPVGRLDKDTEGFLLITNDGKLAHQLLSPKKGVGKRYFAHIEGVVTEADKDSFLEGVELDDGYVTKPAQLTILESGEESIIELVITEGKFHQVKRMFESVGKQVTYLKRLSMAGMELDEDLEPGEYRELNDEEIEFLQQAQNKKES; from the coding sequence ATGAGAATTGATAAAGTATTAGCCAATATGGGCTATGGAACGAGAAAAGAAGTGAAGAAATTATTAAAGACTGGTGTGGTTCGTGCTGATGGCGTACCCCTTAAACACGGGAAGGAGCACGTCGATCCTTACGAACAGGAAATTACTATCTATGGTGAACTTGTTGAGTATCGAGAGCACATTTATCTGATGATGAACAAGCCTCAAGGGGTCATATCGGCGACTGAGGACCCGAATGAGCATACTGTGATTGATATTCTAGAACCAGAAGACCAAGTGTTCGAGCCTTTCCCTGTTGGCCGTCTAGATAAAGATACTGAGGGCTTTCTTCTCATTACAAATGACGGAAAGCTAGCTCATCAGCTTCTATCGCCTAAAAAAGGGGTTGGAAAACGCTATTTTGCCCATATTGAAGGTGTAGTGACAGAGGCGGATAAAGATTCGTTTCTAGAAGGTGTTGAGTTAGACGATGGGTATGTAACAAAGCCAGCACAATTAACCATACTCGAGTCTGGCGAGGAATCTATCATAGAACTAGTCATTACTGAAGGGAAGTTCCATCAAGTTAAACGAATGTTCGAAAGTGTTGGCAAGCAAGTTACCTACCTGAAAAGGCTCAGCATGGCAGGTATGGAGTTAGATGAAGACTTGGAGCCTGGTGAATATAGAGAGCTAAACGATGAAGAAATTGAATTTCTTCAGCAAGCTCAGAATAAAAAAGAAAGCTAA
- a CDS encoding putative polysaccharide biosynthesis protein: MSGSNILKGTMMLTAASFLSKFLGIIYMIPFEALVGAQGAALLTYSYIPYTILISVSTLGVPLAVSKFVSKYNSLGDYQTGQRMLKTALKFMAGTGLLTFMILFFSAESIAELVLSNNEESNPNNSVQDVTLVIKMVSFALLIIPAMSITRGFFQGNNNMKPTAVSQVVEQIVRIAFLLASVFLVMNVFSGKISTAVGFASFAAFIGALGSVAVLAWYWKKNKATFTERAQEQTVPSTGSEGSLLKELLSYAGPFVFIGIAMPLFQLVDMFTWSNGGITENEYAIVSSLGHKLVIIPVTLATGLSLALLPAITKSYTSGDRTSLFHQMNQSLQTIILLVLPASIGISILSYEAYNVFYGSEILSTAGPLLRIYAPVALFYALFPVTSSILQGINQQRFAVISLGIGFFLKVSLTIPFMQLFGGAGLAISTGLGYGVAVLLNLWKIRRAVSFPMQQLWKRTLLIGIFTLLMAVLVLAIRWVLSFAIDYNDGRLWSIVIIAISALVGGGFYLYAAYLSSLLERVLGNRVKVLDRFMKRRQQS, from the coding sequence ATGTCAGGATCGAACATCTTAAAGGGAACGATGATGCTCACAGCAGCTAGTTTTCTTTCAAAATTTTTAGGAATCATTTATATGATTCCGTTCGAGGCTTTAGTTGGCGCACAAGGTGCTGCTCTACTGACCTATTCTTATATACCATACACGATTTTAATTAGCGTTTCTACCTTAGGCGTACCACTTGCGGTGTCTAAATTTGTTTCCAAATACAATTCACTTGGCGATTATCAAACAGGCCAGCGGATGCTAAAGACCGCGCTGAAGTTTATGGCAGGTACAGGGTTACTTACATTTATGATTCTCTTTTTCTCAGCAGAAAGCATAGCTGAACTAGTATTATCGAATAATGAGGAAAGTAACCCGAATAATTCAGTTCAAGATGTCACGCTTGTCATTAAGATGGTGAGCTTTGCGTTACTTATTATTCCTGCTATGTCGATTACAAGAGGCTTCTTCCAAGGAAATAATAACATGAAACCAACAGCAGTTTCTCAGGTAGTCGAACAGATTGTAAGGATTGCGTTTTTACTTGCATCTGTCTTCCTAGTGATGAATGTCTTTAGCGGTAAGATTTCAACAGCTGTTGGGTTTGCCTCTTTTGCTGCCTTTATTGGAGCTCTAGGCTCTGTCGCTGTGTTAGCTTGGTATTGGAAGAAGAATAAAGCTACATTTACAGAACGAGCACAAGAGCAAACTGTTCCCTCAACTGGTAGTGAAGGAAGCCTATTAAAGGAGCTATTGTCTTACGCAGGGCCGTTCGTCTTTATTGGGATTGCAATGCCTTTATTCCAACTGGTGGATATGTTTACTTGGAGTAATGGAGGAATTACCGAGAACGAGTATGCGATTGTCTCTTCGTTGGGACATAAACTAGTGATTATTCCTGTTACATTGGCTACTGGATTATCACTCGCTTTACTTCCAGCGATTACAAAGTCGTATACAAGCGGAGATCGTACATCTCTCTTCCATCAAATGAACCAATCGCTACAAACGATTATTCTTCTCGTATTACCAGCATCAATTGGAATCTCGATTTTATCCTATGAGGCGTATAATGTTTTCTATGGGAGCGAAATTCTCTCAACGGCTGGTCCTTTGCTAAGGATTTATGCTCCAGTGGCGCTCTTTTATGCGCTATTCCCTGTAACGTCTTCCATCTTACAAGGTATTAACCAACAACGATTTGCAGTAATTAGCTTGGGCATTGGATTCTTCCTTAAGGTTTCATTGACCATCCCGTTTATGCAACTGTTCGGAGGAGCAGGGTTAGCAATCTCAACTGGCTTAGGATACGGAGTTGCGGTGTTGCTTAACTTGTGGAAGATTCGACGTGCGGTATCTTTCCCAATGCAACAGCTATGGAAGCGAACGTTGTTGATTGGTATATTCACATTGCTTATGGCTGTTCTTGTCCTCGCTATACGTTGGGTGCTCTCTTTCGCAATTGATTACAATGATGGTAGGCTCTGGTCAATCGTCATCATTGCAATTAGCGCCTTAGTGGGTGGAGGTTTCTACTTATATGCAGCATACCTTTCTTCCTTATTAGAACGTGTGCTAGGAAATCGAGTCAAAGTATTAGATCGCTTTATGAAGAGAAGACAACAAAGTTAG
- the pepV gene encoding dipeptidase PepV, translated as MSLTLSETSLNELKSYYIDKLKTLLAIESTYDEGTISDGQPFGEGIQEALQYMLALGEESGFQSKNVDGYAGHIEWGNGEDLIGILGHLDVVPGGEGWTHPPFEPYVEDGKIFARGAQDDKGPVMAAFLAMKWLHELGFQPKKRIRLIMGTDEERDWQCMNYYFKQEEMPSIGFSPDSSFPVTHAEKGLVDIEVTNSIESEEGHALQLVTFHAGERLNMVPYRANATLTGESLHNVQENFLDYIEASDFNGTAQLEDERLHLTLTGESAHAQEPNDGRSAWLGMVEFLCLLPLAPSLKESLTAQHRLFKDTRGEALEIRSEDEMSGPLTVNVGYGTYENNSLNLGVNIRYPVTDTLERWEPTFREQLQSLGYDVHIREHLAPIYFEKDHPLVQQLLDIYNKHTGEDAVPESIGGATYARALDQGVAYGAMFPHHKSTAHQVDEHVSIDDMMKAAFIYAEAIYTLAN; from the coding sequence ATGAGTCTAACGCTCTCAGAAACAAGCTTAAATGAGCTGAAATCTTATTACATAGACAAACTGAAAACGTTGCTAGCAATCGAGAGTACGTATGATGAGGGAACGATTTCTGACGGGCAGCCTTTTGGAGAGGGGATTCAAGAGGCACTACAATACATGCTTGCCTTAGGAGAAGAATCAGGATTTCAGAGTAAGAATGTCGATGGCTACGCAGGTCATATTGAATGGGGAAATGGAGAAGACCTCATTGGAATACTGGGGCATTTAGATGTTGTTCCTGGAGGAGAGGGGTGGACACACCCACCTTTCGAACCCTACGTGGAAGATGGGAAGATCTTTGCACGTGGTGCCCAAGATGACAAGGGGCCTGTTATGGCGGCTTTCTTGGCAATGAAGTGGCTTCATGAACTCGGGTTTCAACCTAAGAAGCGAATTCGACTCATTATGGGAACGGATGAAGAGCGTGATTGGCAGTGCATGAACTATTACTTCAAGCAAGAAGAAATGCCTTCAATCGGGTTCTCGCCAGATTCTAGTTTCCCGGTTACGCATGCGGAGAAAGGGCTGGTTGATATAGAAGTAACAAATTCTATTGAATCAGAAGAAGGCCATGCACTACAACTTGTCACGTTCCATGCTGGAGAGCGTTTGAACATGGTCCCTTATCGTGCGAATGCTACATTGACTGGTGAATCCCTTCATAATGTACAGGAGAATTTCTTGGATTATATAGAAGCTTCGGACTTTAATGGAACGGCTCAACTTGAGGACGAGCGTTTGCATCTTACACTGACGGGTGAATCTGCCCATGCTCAAGAGCCTAACGATGGACGGAGTGCGTGGCTTGGGATGGTGGAATTTCTATGTCTTCTGCCGCTTGCACCATCATTAAAAGAAAGCCTGACAGCACAGCATCGATTATTTAAAGATACAAGAGGAGAAGCACTTGAGATCAGGAGCGAAGATGAAATGTCAGGCCCTCTGACTGTGAATGTTGGGTACGGGACTTATGAGAATAATTCGTTGAACTTAGGGGTCAATATTCGCTATCCAGTGACAGACACATTGGAGCGATGGGAACCGACCTTTAGGGAGCAACTTCAATCCCTTGGGTACGATGTGCATATACGCGAGCACTTGGCACCGATATATTTCGAAAAGGACCATCCTTTAGTGCAACAGCTATTGGACATTTACAATAAACATACAGGTGAAGATGCTGTACCTGAAAGCATTGGCGGAGCAACTTATGCTCGTGCTTTAGACCAAGGGGTTGCTTATGGAGCCATGTTCCCTCATCACAAATCTACTGCCCATCAAGTGGATGAGCACGTATCCATTGACGATATGATGAAGGCTGCCTTCATTTATGCGGAAGCTATTTATACATTAGCCAATTAA